The nucleotide sequence TTCATAATTACaagaaatatgtcaaatctacCATATAATACCGGCCTATAACCATGTGAATtgttaaaagaaacaaaacttGTTCTTGTAATTATAATTCCATCCATATACACATCTGCTGATATGGGTGGGACATTATAAATCACTACCATGAATACGCAATAATCGTATAATTGGTGCCCCCGTtgtgattttataatttattcagtTGGCAGTGTTGCCTCTTCTTTTTTCCTTCAGCTTCTTTTTATTTTCGGCACTGATTAGTCTCGCGAACCAGATAACTATAAGgtcattaattttaattcgGGTCTTATAAgcttattttctttaaaatgtgTCAATTCAATCTCATTTTGCAAGGTATAATTAATTAGTAAGATTATTATTTGATGATTATACATGCGCACGTAACTCAACTCAACAATTCATAAAagagttttttgtaaataaatgatagagTTGATGGAAAGCAATGAATAAGTCTAGTAGCATTCTTTTGTCTCTCTGCTCATATTCTAATGTTATCAGACGCTCAGAACTGGCATCATTCCACCTTCTGTAGTTCagttctttgttttttttttactattcatAATAGAACCGATGAGACTGAAATAGAATTTCATAAGTTAAAACGAAACAGTAACCAAAAGaaaaggaataaataaaattctcaaaCATTATTATATACACACAAAATTATGATAAAGATGATAATTTATGGCGAAAGACTTCGAAGACATGGAGAAGAATTTGCTCTATTTAACGACACATTTTAAAAGATCTCCAATTGATAGAAGTATATTAAGGAGAATTATCGCAAAATTTAATTAGCGTGGGAGATGcatcaaaatcaaaatctggaagacaagcaataagtGATGATGTACTGTTACTGATATTTTGCTGTCATTAGAAGACAACTCTCACGTAACAACGGCATAAATTCTATCTATAACAAAATATCGGTATTAagattgtttaataaataaaaactacacTCATACAAAGTTCAACTTGTTCACAAACTCTCGGGTGGTATTGCGATGagattccaaattttcataacaGTGTAGTATTTTTAGAAACGGAACGTAGTGCTCGAGTGGTAAAGTAAATCGACACAATTGTTGCAACGGGACTCGTGAAAATCCCCACCTGATTCAGACTCTCAACGCCACTCAAAAAAGAATTAGTAGTTTTGGTTTAATAGATggtttagttaattttgaaagttattactaaaattgagtttattttgatttttgttgcttttcccattatttgtatcaaataaTGCTCCCCATTTAAATTGGGCATTTACTGCGAGTTAAGTTGGGAGTCTTCCAGGCAAATAATGGACAAGATGAGAGCAGAAACACTAATTAAGAAACAAGCGATTTCGCAACAGCAACCCCCATAAAAAATTTCTACAGACACTTAAACAACcgtctttatcaaaaattctaGGTTTTTAGTGTAGAATggcaaatatatttatttagatcAATTTTAAGAGTGAAGGGTACTCTCTGATGTATGAATTAATAgataagataaataaatatgaaaatagaatCTGTTTTAACCATACAAGactgatatttataaaatagaattaaaaaatttgctcAAACTGCAAACTGCAAacggcagccatcaatagtgaatcCCAACCAGTATTAAAGTTGAACTAAATTCTATTCTTATACATAATAATTGTTACAAAACAGTTTTGTGAAAGTGAGGGTGAGGATATTAATACattgaaatacttttatatcgttctaaatagttttaatttctaATGATGAAGACTACAATAactgttgtttattatttcaatgaaaacttAAAGACAACAGAATGGTGATACTGTTCTCCTGGGTAAACAATCGTATTCGGAAAGTTCtcctataaaaaaaaatcttgtgtTCGTTATAATTGTTCAAACACCGACATCAATACTTACATTATTAACAGAATCAGGATATTTCTGTGTTTCTAGACAAAAACCTCCATGTTTCTTTATATATCCGTCTTTACCCATCACAGTATCATCTTCAGGTAGGAAGTTACTCGTGTAGAACTGAACTCCAGGTTGGTCACTGTACACCTCCATTAATCTACCGCTCGTTGGATGGTAGACACTCgctaaaatcaaaaatcatcttctaaatttaaaattgaataacgTAATTGTGATTGTTGAGTATAATATTCTTCATAAGTGGACTTCGATGTTTTTTACAAAACGGGCAGTTaagtttgagaaaaataaaaatattaatgaaaaattccaaaactCTTTCGACATATCAAGTACGTCAAAATCTATCCGATTTCTGTTCAGTTCCTTCTGTTTTTACcataaatttctttcaataaaaaatgaacagGTAcggtgagaaaaaaatattcttcactTTATCTTTTCACATTATCTTGATTAATATCTTTACCTTCCTCAAATGATCCATTGTACCGATTCAGAcaagtaaattataattatttaaacgaaGGTCATTGTACTACCAAGCAGGGCAACAGCTTTTATCTTCCGTGTTGAACTCATGGTTTTTAGAGGTATGTTCCAACCTGATAGTCTGGACCGTTCTTGGAAAGGTTATTGGAAGcgtttgaatgaatattttcggcTCAATCTCCTCCTATGCacggttcttgtaacagtacttgctatcaaccaagtatcgaaaagaccattccggaaacggttcacaaacctaagtcggttggaacGCAAAACAGAATggtcaccgtaccaaggaccgttttttgatgggttggaacgaaccttaTATAAACCGTAAAACAACCGTTGATTCAGCAAAGATACATCCTAGTTGGGTGTCGACATATCCCTTGTGAAGACATATTCAAGCTGTGTGCGTGGTGTGCCACAACAAAAAAAGAacaagaattgaataaataattattagatgTGGATATGAAATACCTTTGgttttataattatgaattatcAGAATATTCTTGGAAAGAAATGGGCAAGAACGCTTGGATATCAGTAGCCAAAAAAGTAAAGTTTTCGTAGATAATACGCGGCTTTAGATGGAACAACTCCTTGAGTCATTTGGTGGGTTTATGGGCTAAATAAAGTCGAGTTTCAAAACACGTTTACGAAAAGTTGTAGCTTTGCCTTTTCCGAGACAAATTTAATGTTCGTTCAGTGAAATTGTCTCAAAACAGAAGAGATTTTCATACCTCTCCAAGAAGTTTTCGTACAATGTAcaaaattgattcaatattatttcaattgacGTCATAATAGAATACAAAAGGGTGTAAATACTTTAATACTTTAAGAAATTATGTAAATCTTTACCAACAAAAGTGTTTCCTTGTTCTGTTCCCTTTGTGATACAGAAATTATTATCGAAACCAGGTGAATTAGGTACTTTGTTAATTATTTGACCTAGTTCCTTAGGAACTCTCAAATCAAATACGGTATTTTGTACTGGAAGAAGATTACCTAAAacaaaaacgaatattttatattgaaatttttattttcatgattttacccGTCGGAATGCCGCCATCAACTTCTGTTATCTTATCTGCGTTTATACAGACGTTATGTTTGTACAATTCTTGAGCACCTGCTCCATTTCCTGCTAAATTGAAATACGAATGGTTTGTGAAATTAACCGGACAAGGTTTCGTAGTTACAGCTTTATAATCTAT is from Diorhabda sublineata isolate icDioSubl1.1 chromosome 1, icDioSubl1.1, whole genome shotgun sequence and encodes:
- the LOC130450971 gene encoding galactose mutarotase-like, encoding MGEVILTEDTFGKITDGKGKNRTVRRFTWQNKSKFSVQVIDYGGYITSIKVPDKDGNIKDITIGFDTVEKYLQPYNRYFGATIGRVANRIGKAKMIVEGVTYNLANNNGPHHLHGGKIGFDKVFWEACIQGTRLILSYHSADMEENYPGDLIANVIFELTKDNEFRIDYKAVTTKPCPVNFTNHSYFNLAGNGAGAQELYKHNVCINADKITEVDGGIPTGNLLPVQNTVFDLRVPKELGQIINKVPNSPGFDNNFCITKGTEQGNTFVASVYHPTSGRLMEVYSDQPGVQFYTSNFLPEDDTVMGKDGYIKKHGGFCLETQKYPDSVNNENFPNTIVYPGEQYHHSVVFKFSLK